GGGCAGGGATATGGGCAGTGTGGTGAGCGATGCTAAAAAGAAAATTGAAGAAGATTTTAAGCAACTGCCTAAGGGTTATTACATCAACTGGAGCGGGCAATACGAAAGTAAAGTCCGCGCAGAAAACCGTTTGAAAATCATTATCCCTATCACACTTCTAATCATTGCTTTCGTTCTCTATTTCACTTTTCATTCTGCACGGGAAATGCTCATTGTGCTTTCCAGTATTCCCATTGCTTTAATTGGTGGCGTGTATTCCATTTATTTTTTTGAAGTGAATTTTTCGGTTGCGGTAGCAGTGGGTTTCATTGCACTCTTTGGCATTGCGGTAGAAACAGGCGTGTTGATGTTGGTGTATATGAACGAAGCCATACATCAGGCAGTGGACAGAAACAAAAGCGCGGCAATCACTAATGAAGCAATAAAGAATGCGGTTTTTTCAGGTGCAGTCATGCGCGTTCGCCCAAAGCTAATGACCGTAATGGCAGACATGATTGGGCTATTACCAATTCTGTTGGCAACAGGTGTAGGTAGCGATGTGATGAAACCGATTACTATTCCTTTTGTATTCGGGCTGATTACATCCACCCTTTTTGTATTGATAGTGCTGCCTGTTGTGTATCAATTAGTAAAGGAATATGAGTTAAAGAAACATGGTAAAGTGGAATACTTGGAAATTAAAGATTAATGGAAAGAAAGCAACATCATGCACACCCAATAAATAAACTTTTCGCTGAACTGAAAAGCGATAAGGAAAAAGGACTTTCAAATACGGAAGCCGAAAAACGACTTGTTGAATTTGGCGGCAATATCATTCAATCCGAAAAAGGAAAACATCCTTTGAAAATAGTATTGGCACAGTTCAAAAACCTGATGGTTTACCTGTTGCTTTTCGCTGCTGCAATGTCTTTTTGGTTTCAGGAATACTTAGATGCCATTGCAATTCTGTTGGTAATCCTTATCAATGCGGTTATTGGCTTTTGGATGGAGCTACAAGCGCAACGCTCCATGAATGCGCTTCGTAAATTAGCAAGCGTTCCTGCTAAAGTTTTCAGAGATGGGAAACTCATTGAAATATCATCAGAAGAAGTAGTTCCGGGCGATGTTTTGTTTTTGGAAGCAGGAGATATGATTACTGCCGATGCACGAATTATTCAGGCAACACAGCTTTCAGTAAACGAGGCATCGCTTACCGGAGAAGCCATGCCCGTTGAAAAACAAGACAATGAATTGCAAGAAGAAACTCCACTTGCAGAACGCTCCAATATGTTGCATAAAGGAACTTATGTTACTAATGGAAATGCCAAAGCATTGGTAACAGCAACGGGCATGCAAACGGAACTTGGGAAAATAGCCCATTTGGTAAAATCAGCCGGGCAATCAGCCACACCGCTTGAACAAAAATTAAAGGTATTCAGCCACAAACTTATTTACATCACAGTGGCTTTGGTAGTATTGATTTTTGTAGTGGGGCTTTTTACGCATGGTGATTATGTGGAAATGCTTGAAACCGCCATCGCACTTGCGGTAGCTGCTATTCCCGAAGGTTTGCCCATTGTAGCAACATTAGCATTGGCACAGGGCATGATGAAAATGGCAAAGCACAAAGTAATTGTAAAAAAACTGGCTGCCGTTGAAACGCTTGGCGGAACTACTGTTATCTGCACTGATAAAACTGGAACGCTTACACAAAACAAAATTGAAGTATCAGATGTAGTTCCAACGGATACCCATTCAGAAGAAAACAAAAAACTTTTGTTACACATAGGAGTTCTTTGCAACACAGCAAGCATTGAAGCCAACAATAACGGGTTCAAAGAAATTGGCGACCCATTAGAAACTGGCTTATTGAAATATGCCTACAAACAAAATATCATCAAGCGCAATTTAGAACAACAATTCCAGAAACTGAATGAAGCACCGTTTTCATCCGAAACAAAAATGATGGCAACGTTGCATAAAACACAAAATGGGTTTATTGTATTTGCCAAAGGCGCTACCGAAGAATTACTCAATTCCTCCTCTCATATTTTCAGCAATAGCGGAAATGTTGAATTGACCGAACAAGTCAAAAAAGAATGGAAAGAAAGAGCATATCAGCTCTCAGCATCCGGTTTACGCATTATTGCAGGAACATACAAAGAAACAGAAGATGAAAGTGCTCCATTACTTGACAACCTCACATTTGCGGGTTTGTATTGCATGATTGACCCTCCCGCAGAAGATGTATTTCAGGCAATTCAGGAAGCCAAAGAAGCAGGAATTAAAGTAGTGATGATTACAGGCGACCACCCTGCCACAGCTAACTACATTGCTAATGAATTAAAAATTGCTTCCGTTGCCGAAACTCCGCTCACGGGAAAAGAAATGCAACCCTATGAACAATTATCTAACTCCGATAAAAACCTATGGGCAAACACTTCTGTTTTCGCACGGGTTACACCTGCTCAAAAATTAGATTTAGTAGCAGTATTGCAGGAAAAAGGCAATATCGTTGGCATGACGGGCGATGGTGTAAACGATGCTCCCGCGCTGAAAAAAGCGGACATAGGCATTGCTATGGGGCAACGGGGAACACAAGTGGCACAGGAAGTTGCCGACATGGTATTGAAAGACGATGCCTTTTCATCCATTGTGCATGCCATTAAACAAGGACGGATTATTTTCAAAAACATACAAGAGTTTGTTATTTACTTGCTTTCCTGCAACATGAGCGAGTTGTTGGTAGTTTCCCTTGCCGCTTTATCTAATCTGCATTTTCAACTGTTGCCTCTGCAAATTCTGTTCATCAATTTGGTAACCGATGTATTACCTGCTCTTGCATTGGGCGTTAGCGAAGGAAATCCTTATGTAATGAAACACAAGCCCCGAAATCCTGCCGAACCCTTGTTGAAAACAAAACAATGGTATGCCGTATGGTTCTACGCAGCAGTAATTTCCGTTTGCACTTTGGGAGCAGTATTCATCAGTCATTTATTTATTCATACCGGAACTGGGTTTGACCCGCAACAATGCAACAACATTTTGTTTTTCACACTCATTTTCTGCCAGTTGTTTCATGTGTTCAACATGGCTTCTGTTAATGTTTCCTTCTTTAAATCAGAAGTATTCAGAAACAAATTTGTTTGGTATGCACTTATTGCCTGCCTATTAATTATTGGTTTCGCCTTTTTTATTCCATCGGTGCGCACTGCTTTAAATATTCAACCGCTCACAGCAGCAGATTGGCTGGTGGTTTTGGCTTCATCTCTTTTTTCCTTATTGGTTATTCAATTATTAAAACGCACAAACATTATTCACGATGAAGACTAACGTTGAAAATATAAACATCACCAAAGCATCAGGGCTTAAAGTTCCTTTTAATAAAGGAAAGTAAAAAAAACTCTGTTGCGTTCCGGTGCAAATTCAGCGCAAGCCGATGAAGTGGTATCGGAAGTAATGGAAATGCTCGTTGAAGGGATGTCCACCCGCAAAATTTACAAAACAGCATTTCGCTTACTGAGAAATGTTTCCCGCCCAATGGCTGCAAGGTATAAACTGAAACACGCTATCATGGAATTAGGTCCTTCCGGTTTTCCTTTTGAACAATTTGTTGGCGAACTTTTAAACTACAAAGGTTACAAAACACAAGTTGGGGTAATCATAAAAGGGCATTGTGTAAACCATGAGGTGGATGTAATCGCAGAAAAAGACCACCACCATTTTATGATAGAATGTAAATTCCACAACCGTCAGGGCTATGTGTGCGATGTAAAAATTCCACTCTACATACAATCACGTTTTTTAGATGTAGAAACTTCATGGAGAAAATTAGACGGTCATGCTGAAAAATTTCATCAGGGATGGGTAGTTACCAATACGCGATTTTCTGACGATGCTGCTCAATACGGCAAGTGCATGAATTTGAACTTGGTAAGTTGGGATTACCCCCAAAACAACGGGTTGAAAGACTGGATTGACGGTTCAGGGCTACATCCAGTTACCTGCCTTACCACCCTTACGCAAAAAGAGAAACAAATGCTATTGGATAAGAAAATAGTCTTGTGCAAAACCATACATCATAATCATTCCGCCCTGCAAAGCATCGGTATAAAATCGCCACGCCTGGAAAAAGTGATGGAGGAGTGTGAGGCATTATGTAATGAATTTACCCTTTCATAAAAATAAATGACATGAATAATAAAATTCAAATCCATTTCCTCGGAGCAGCCGGAACAGTAACCGGCTCCAAGCATCTTATATCCGCTTTTGGCAAAAATATTTTAATTGACTGCGGGTTATTTCAGGGCTTAAAAGAGTTGCGGCTGCTGAACTGGAAACCGCTTGCATTTCCGGCAAAAAAAATAGATGTGGTATTGCTCACTCATGGACATTTAGACCACACAGGTTATTTGCCGCGATTAGTAAAAGAAGGATTTTCCGGTGCAATTATTGGCACATCTCCAACCTTGCAAATAGCCGAAATCATTTTAAAAGACAGCGCAAAAATTCAGGAAGAAGATGCCATACGAGCCAATAAGCATCACTACTCTATACACAGCCCCGCATTGCCTTTGTATAACCTTGATGATGTGGAGAAAACGCTCCCCTTTTTTCAAGGAGCATCATTAAACGAGTGGACAAATATTGATGAGAATATACGTTATCGTTTCCGATACAACGGGCATATTCTGGGAGCTACATTTATTGAACTTCAAGTTGGCAAAAAGACATTGGTTTTTTCCGGTGATATAGGAAGGATTAACGACCCCTTGCTTTTCCCGCCTGAAAAACCCGAAAAAGCGGATATTCTTTTCATTGAAGCTACTTATGGCAATCGTATTCACCCTTCACGCACTGCTCAAGATACTTTGGGAGAAGTGATTAACAACTGTATTTCCCGAAAGGGCACCATCATTATTCCCAGTTTTTCGGTAGAGAGAACCCAGTTGCTCATGTATCTTTTCTGGCAATTAAAAAAAACAGGAAGAATTCCCCGTATTCCAATTTACATGGATAGCCCGATGGGAAGGAATGTGTTGGAAGTATTTCATAAGAATACTGAATGGCATAAGCTGTCATTGGATGAATGTGCCGAAATGTGTGATGAAATAAAGCGCGTGAAGTCAGTAGATGAAACCTTCGCCCTTGCAGAGAATACAGAACCCAAAATTATCATTGCGGGTAGCGGCATGGCGGCTGGAGGAAGGGTGCTGACCTATTTTACCAAATATTTAGGCGATAGAAATGCAACCATTCTTTTAGTCGGCTTTCAGGCGGAAGGAACACGGGGCAGGGCATTGCTGGAAGGCGCAAAAGAAATAAAACTCTATGGCAAATATTTTAAAGTAAACGCCCACGTTGAAAACATTGAAGGGCTGTCTGGTCATGCCGACCAAAACGAACTAATCAGTTGGTTGAGCAACATCAAACAATCTCCTGAAAATATTTTCATTGTCCATGCCGAAAAAGAAGGTGCAGAAGCGTTACGCTTAAAAATTAACGACATCTATCAGTGGCAAGTTGATATTCCTCGGCTGAACGACACGCTTGAAATTGAACTCAACTAAAAACATTTCAGAGGATGCTTAAACACAAAGAAATCATAACTAACTGGTGTGTCATTACCGGAGGACCTTGCACAGGCAAAACAACCGTAGTTGAACTGCTTGCCCAAAGGGGTTACAAAACTACTATTGAACATGCCCGGCATTACATTGACACTCAAAAAAATCAGGGTAGAACAGTTGAAGAAATAAGGGAAAATAAAAAGGAGTTTCAGTTAGGTGTTCTCAATATGCAGATTGAGGAAGAAGGAACATTAGATGTAAATGAATTGGTGTTTTTAGACCGTGCTTTGCCCGATGCAATGGCTTATTATCAATTTCTGGAATTGGAATATGACACTCGGTTAATTGAACAATGCAATAAATACTGTTATAAAAAAGTATTCATTTTAGACCGACTTCCCTTGGTAAACGATTACGCCCGAAGGGAAGATGAAGCAGAGCAAATACGAATTCATAATCTTATTATCAGCGTTTACGAAACATATCCTTGCCCGATTGTGCATGTGCCGGTTTTACCGCCAAATGAACGGGTTGATTTTATACTAAAAAACATTTAATACTATGAACCGTGTTAACAAAACCATATTCATTTTCGGGTTGTATTCCCTTCTTATTGGAGTGGTGCTGCTTTTTATCCCGCACCTGATTTTACCTTTATTCAACCTTCCCTTGTCGGGAGAGCCGTGGTTAAACCTACTGGGCTTTGTGCTGATGTGTTCTTCCTACTATTACTTGCGTTCAGCATTTTCCGGAGATATTCAATTTGCAAAATACACTATTCATACCCGTTTAACTGCCCCGCTTGTAGTTGCTTTTCTTATAGCAACAGGTAAAGCAGATTGGCATTTCTTATCATTTGGAATAATTGATGGTTTAGGTGGAATATGGACATGGTATGAAGTCAAAAACAAAAAAGAACAAAAAAGAACAGAGCCATGAAAAATACACTTCTTACGATAGCCCTTTTGTTCTGTCTGTTCAGCATTCAGGCACAAGACACCACCTACATTTCGTTGGATAAATTACTGCAACAAGTTGAAACCAATTATCCCTCTATCATTCAGTATCAATACAACATTCAATCCATACAGGCAAAGGCAGACGGAGCAAAATCATGGATGCCCCCTACATTTTCAACAGGCATCATGCGTTTTCCTTACAATGTCACCATGATAAAGGATAAGAACGACCCCATGAACCAGGCGGGTATTGCTTTCTCCTTAGAGCAGATGATACCTAACCAAAGTAAGCTTAACGCAAAAAAAAGTTACATCAGTTCGTTGGCTGAAATTGAGAAAAGCAAAAGCGAATGGACAAAAAACGAGTTGAGGCGCGAAGCAAAAATTCTATACTACAATCGTTTTGTAACAGAAAAGAAACAACTCGTTTTAAAAGAAAGCGAAGAAATACTACAACTGCTCATCACTACATCCGAAGAAAAATTCAGCAACAACCAATCGCAACTGCAAACCATTTACAAAGCCAAAGCCCGTTTAGCCGAACTCAACAACATGTTGTTGATGCTCAACGGCTTTATCGCAGAAAGCAACATCGGTTTAAACATCCTCATGGTGCGTGATGTAAATACATCATTCCGAATTGACACGCTTGTTGTTCCGAAAAATTATTCAATCAATCTTGCCGACACGAGCAGCGTTTCCAACCGCAGTGACATTACAGCCCTCAACAAATACATTCAATCCATGAAGTTGGAACAGAAAGTAATGAAAATTGGAAACCGTCCTGATTTTGGAGTTCGGGCAGAACACATGCAAATGTTTGGTATGCCCAATCAATGGTCGGTTATGGGAATGATGACAATCCCTATCGTGCCTTGGTCTTCAAAAATGTATCGTTCCGAAACAAAATCCATTGGTTTTCAAATTCAGTCAATGGAACTGGAAAAACAAACAATGGAACTGATGGCAAAAAGAATGTTGTCAGATAAACTCACTATGCTCAGTTACGAAAACGCGCA
This genomic stretch from Bacteroidota bacterium harbors:
- a CDS encoding cation-translocating P-type ATPase, whose product is MERKQHHAHPINKLFAELKSDKEKGLSNTEAEKRLVEFGGNIIQSEKGKHPLKIVLAQFKNLMVYLLLFAAAMSFWFQEYLDAIAILLVILINAVIGFWMELQAQRSMNALRKLASVPAKVFRDGKLIEISSEEVVPGDVLFLEAGDMITADARIIQATQLSVNEASLTGEAMPVEKQDNELQEETPLAERSNMLHKGTYVTNGNAKALVTATGMQTELGKIAHLVKSAGQSATPLEQKLKVFSHKLIYITVALVVLIFVVGLFTHGDYVEMLETAIALAVAAIPEGLPIVATLALAQGMMKMAKHKVIVKKLAAVETLGGTTVICTDKTGTLTQNKIEVSDVVPTDTHSEENKKLLLHIGVLCNTASIEANNNGFKEIGDPLETGLLKYAYKQNIIKRNLEQQFQKLNEAPFSSETKMMATLHKTQNGFIVFAKGATEELLNSSSHIFSNSGNVELTEQVKKEWKERAYQLSASGLRIIAGTYKETEDESAPLLDNLTFAGLYCMIDPPAEDVFQAIQEAKEAGIKVVMITGDHPATANYIANELKIASVAETPLTGKEMQPYEQLSNSDKNLWANTSVFARVTPAQKLDLVAVLQEKGNIVGMTGDGVNDAPALKKADIGIAMGQRGTQVAQEVADMVLKDDAFSSIVHAIKQGRIIFKNIQEFVIYLLSCNMSELLVVSLAALSNLHFQLLPLQILFINLVTDVLPALALGVSEGNPYVMKHKPRNPAEPLLKTKQWYAVWFYAAVISVCTLGAVFISHLFIHTGTGFDPQQCNNILFFTLIFCQLFHVFNMASVNVSFFKSEVFRNKFVWYALIACLLIIGFAFFIPSVRTALNIQPLTAADWLVVLASSLFSLLVIQLLKRTNIIHDED
- a CDS encoding MBL fold metallo-hydrolase — its product is MNNKIQIHFLGAAGTVTGSKHLISAFGKNILIDCGLFQGLKELRLLNWKPLAFPAKKIDVVLLTHGHLDHTGYLPRLVKEGFSGAIIGTSPTLQIAEIILKDSAKIQEEDAIRANKHHYSIHSPALPLYNLDDVEKTLPFFQGASLNEWTNIDENIRYRFRYNGHILGATFIELQVGKKTLVFSGDIGRINDPLLFPPEKPEKADILFIEATYGNRIHPSRTAQDTLGEVINNCISRKGTIIIPSFSVERTQLLMYLFWQLKKTGRIPRIPIYMDSPMGRNVLEVFHKNTEWHKLSLDECAEMCDEIKRVKSVDETFALAENTEPKIIIAGSGMAAGGRVLTYFTKYLGDRNATILLVGFQAEGTRGRALLEGAKEIKLYGKYFKVNAHVENIEGLSGHADQNELISWLSNIKQSPENIFIVHAEKEGAEALRLKINDIYQWQVDIPRLNDTLEIELN
- a CDS encoding TolC family protein, producing MKNTLLTIALLFCLFSIQAQDTTYISLDKLLQQVETNYPSIIQYQYNIQSIQAKADGAKSWMPPTFSTGIMRFPYNVTMIKDKNDPMNQAGIAFSLEQMIPNQSKLNAKKSYISSLAEIEKSKSEWTKNELRREAKILYYNRFVTEKKQLVLKESEEILQLLITTSEEKFSNNQSQLQTIYKAKARLAELNNMLLMLNGFIAESNIGLNILMVRDVNTSFRIDTLVVPKNYSINLADTSSVSNRSDITALNKYIQSMKLEQKVMKIGNRPDFGVRAEHMQMFGMPNQWSVMGMMTIPIVPWSSKMYRSETKSIGFQIQSMELEKQTMELMAKRMLSDKLTMLSYENAQYQSYTKNIIPAYEKNLQANILAYKQNTGDYFVLLDAWEMLLMKKLEAYDKLFNILKLEAEYEYEKEIK
- a CDS encoding ATP-binding protein — its product is MLKHKEIITNWCVITGGPCTGKTTVVELLAQRGYKTTIEHARHYIDTQKNQGRTVEEIRENKKEFQLGVLNMQIEEEGTLDVNELVFLDRALPDAMAYYQFLELEYDTRLIEQCNKYCYKKVFILDRLPLVNDYARREDEAEQIRIHNLIISVYETYPCPIVHVPVLPPNERVDFILKNI